The DNA sequence CGAGGGCTGGTTCGGCTCGGAAGAGGATTACCAGTCGCAGCAGTCCCGCGGATTGCTGACCTGTCCGATGTGCGGGATGGCCGAGGTCCTGCGCATGCCCTCTGCACCGCGGCTCAACCTGTCCGGCGCCAGAACACCCCCTGCGGACATCCCATCGGCTCCCGCCAGTCCCGCACCAGGCCATGTGCCCAGGTCCGGACTTGAACCGGGCTCACGCATTGCCCAGACCCCCGAGCGTGCCCAGGCCGAGGCCATCCTGCTCCAGGCCATGCGCCATGTCCTGGCCAACACCGAAGACGTCGGGGCGCACTTCGCGGAGGAGGCCCGGCGCATCCACCACGGCGAGATCGAACACCGCAACATCCGCGGCGAGGCGACACCTGTTGAGGCGCAGGCCCTGCGCGAAGAGGGCATCGACGTCGTTCACCTGCCGATTCCCGAGGGACTCAAGGGTCCGTTGCAGTGATGCTGGCGGTGTCCAGCATCCGGCCAGGGTTCATGCGCTGACCGGGGTCCAGTGCCTGCTTGATCGACCGCATCAGCGTCAGCGCGACCGGTGACTTGCGCTGCGCCAGTTCATCCCGCTTCAGGGCCCCGATGCCGTGCTCGGCCGAGATCGAACCGCCGTGCGCCTGCACCGCGTCATAGACCAGCGTGTTGACCGCGTGTTCGTGCCGTGCCAGGAACTCCGCGGGGGATCCACCGACCGGCACCTGCACGTTGTAGTGCAGGTTGCCGTCGCCGAGATGCCCGAAGTTGACCAGCCGTGCGCCCGGGAAGGCCTGCTCCAGCGCCGCATCCGTGCTGGCCACGAAGGCCGGAATGCGCGACACAGGCAAGGCGATGTCGTGCTTGATGTTGAGGCCTTCTTCGGCCTGCGCCATCGAGATCGACTCGCGCAGGTGCCACATCGACCGCGACTGTGCGACCGAGGACGCCACGGCCGCATCGGTGATGGCCCCGGCCTCCAGCGCGGCCTCCAGCAACCCTTCGAACACGGTCCGGGCGTGGTCGGCGCTTTCGGCGTCGGAGACTTCCAGCAGCACGGTCCAGGCGGCGGGTGGCAGCGGCTGCGGGATCTGCGGGAAGTGCTTGCGGACCAGCGACAGCGCGCAGTCGCTCATCACCTCGAAGCCGGTCAGTGATGCCGCCGCGCGGGCCTGTGCCAGTTGCAGCAGCGCCACGCACTGTTCCACCGACGCACAGGCGGCCAGCGCGGTCATCGAGGCCGCCGGCTGCGGATACAGGCGCATCACCGCGGCGGTGATCACGCCCAGCGTGCCTTCGCTGCCGATGTAGAGGTGGCGCAGGTCGTAGCCAGTGTTGTCCTTGCGCAGTCCGCTCAGACCCTCCCAGATGTCGCCGGATGGCGTCACCACCTCCAGCCCGAGGCAGAGCTCGCGGGCATTGCCGTAGCGCAGCACCTGCGTGCCCCCTGCATTGGTCGAGAGGTTGCCGCCGATGGTGCAACTGCCTTCCGCCGCCAGACTCAGCGGCAGCAGCAGCCCTGCCGCCTCGGCCGCGGCCTGTGCGGCCTGCAGCACGCAGCCGGCCTCGACCGTCATCGTCAGGTTGGCCGCGTCGATGCTGCGCACCCGGTGCAGCCGGCCCAGGTTCAGCAGCACTTGCGTGCCGCTGTCGTCCGGCACCGAGCCACCAACCAGGCTGGTGTTGCCGCCCTGCGGCACCACGGCCACGCCGTGTCGGGCGCACAGGCGCATCACCGCGGCCACTTCGGCCGTGCTGCCGGGCCGCACCACCGCCAGCGCGCGGCCGTGCCAGCGCTTGCGCCAGTCGCGTTCGTAGGCCACCAGATCACCGTCGCGCAGCACGTGGGCGGCTCCGACAGCGGTGCAGAGTTCGGCGATCAGCGGAAGGTCCTGGTTCGGCATGGGTGTCCTCCTGCCGTTCAGGCCACCGCAGCGGCCAGCCGCCCGGCTGCCAGCCGTTCACGCACATGCCAGGCACAGGCGGTGAACAGCAGCACCGAGAGCACGATCTCGACCGCGGCCAGCGGCACCTCGCGTCCTGGCGCGCTGTTGATCCGCACCGCGCCTTCGGCGGCGTAGAGCCAGACGGCCAGGCTCAGCCAGCGGTAGGTGTAGAGCTTCATGCGCCACAGGCCCGGTAGTGCCAGCACCAGCGGCAGCACCTTGATGGCGAGCGTGCCGCTGCCGGTGCGTGCCAGTGCCAGTTCCCAGAGCAGCCCCAGCGCCACGAGCGCCAGACAGGTCCCGAAGGCCAGCCAGCGGCTGCGCAGGACCGCGGAGGTGGGGATGCCGGCCGGATGGGCGGGCGCAGGGACAGCGTGGGGTGTGGACAGGGCGGGTTCGGTCATCGTGGGGGTCATCGGTTCAGCTTTGGCATGATAGCCATCATGAATCCCTTCAGCAGTCGCTGGGCTGCCCTCCAGCACTGGCCGTGGCTCGACACGCTGCGCACGCTGCGCCAGCGTTTCCGTGAAGACCGGCTCGGTGTCACGGCCGGCAGCCTGACCTTCACGACCATGATCTCGCTGGTGCCGCTGGCGACGGTGACCTTCGCGCTCTTCACGGCTTTCCCGATGTTCGCGAATTTCCGCAAGGCGCTGGAGGTCTATTTCCTGCAGAACCTGGTGCCGGACGCCATCGCCCGCCCCGTGCTGAAGCAGCTGACGCTGTTCGCCAGCAAGGCGAGCCAGGTCGGTACGATCGGCCTGGTGGTGCTGGTCTTCACGGCCCTCGCGCTGCTGCTGACCATCGACCGCTCCCTCAACGCCATCTGGCGGGTGCGCCAGCCCCGACCGCTCGCCCAGCGCGTGCTGGTGTACTGGGCCACGGCCACGCTGACACCACTGGTGCTGGGTGTCAGCCTGTCGATGACCTCGTATGCCGTGTCCGCTTCCAGCGGACTGGTCGAGGCCTTGCCGGGCGGGGTCTCCTTCTTGCTGGGGCTGATCGAGCTGGGACTGATGGCCGCCGGCATGTCGGCACTGTTCAAGTTCGTGCCCAACACCCAGGTGCGCTGGAGCCATGCGGCGCTGGGGGGCGTGTTTGTCGCCGTGGGGTTCGAGCTGGCCAAGCGCGGGCTGGCCTGGTACCTGGGCCTCGCACCGACCTACACCACGATCTACGGCGCATTCGCCACGGTGCCGATCCTGCTGAGCTGGATCTACCTGGGCTGGGTGATCGTGCTGCTCGGCGCGGTGATCGCGGCCTATGCGCCGAGCCTGCAGATGCGCGTGGTGCGCCACGCGGTGACGCCGGGATGGCGGTTCATGCTCGCGCTGACCGTGCTGCGCGAACTGGCCCTGGCCCGGCAGAGCACGGTGCGTGGTGTGGCGCTGGTCGAGCTGTGCGAGCGGCTGCATCTGGATCCGCTGCAGGTCGATCCGGTGGTCGAGCAATTGCAGCGCCTGGACTGGGTCGGCAGCCTGTCCGAGCCGGGGCTGGCGCGCCACGTGCTGCTGATCGATCCGGCCTGCACGCCGGTGGCGCCACTGGTGCAGGCCTTGCTGCTGTCCGCACGCTGGCAGGATGAGCCGTTCTGGCGCCATGCCGGTCTGTCCGAGATGCGACTGGCGGACGCGCTGGGCGGGGCGTTCTCGCCTTGATGCTGGTATCGGTGTCGGTATCGGTACCGGTACCGGCATCTGTCCCTGTCTCGCGCTGAAACTACCCCGCGTTAGTCCCTGTTTTATGCATCTCTGGCGCGCGTGCATTGCATAACCTCTCGCCAGACCGTCATTTGACGGAATCGGGCCGAGCGTGTTACCGGGGGGTATCCCATGCGCAGCAACTTGCCAGTCACCCAGACTGAATATCCATTTCCGACCGGGCGAGCACTGGTGTCAACCACGGATGCGCAGGGGCGCATCCTCTATTGCAATCCCGCGTTCATCGAGGTCAGTGGTTTTGTCCGGGAGGAACTGCTCGGGCAGCCGCACAACCTGATCCGCCATCCCGACATGCCGGCGGAGGCCTTTCGCGACATGTGGACCACGATCGCTGGTGGCGAGCCCTGGTCCGGGATCGTCAAGAACCGGCGCAAGAACGGCGACCATTACTGGGTCATGGCCAATGTCACGCCACTGTTCGAGGGCGATCGGCCCGCGGGGTACATGTCGGTGCGCACGCAGGCCAGTCGCGCGCAAATCGAGGCTGCGGAGCAACTCTACGCCGCGATGCGGGCGGAGCAGTCGTCCGGCGGTGCCGGCCGTCACCGGCTGCGCAGCGGACGGGTCGAACTGCACACTTGGTCAGCAAGGCTGGGCCGCCGGCTGGCAGTCCGTCCATCCAAGCGACTGTTTCTGCTCTGCTGCGGGTGTGGCCTGACCGGGATGGTCGCCGGACAGGTCGGCCAGGCGGCTGCTGGGGGCCTGGGTGTGTTGTCGTGGGTGCTGGCCGCGGTGCTGGTGGCGGGCGCGGCAGCAGTGGCCGCCTGGCGCATCGGCTTCACGACCGTGCAGCCGATGCAGCGCTTGCTCCAGTTCGCCAACCGCATGGCTGCGGGTGATCTGAGCCGCCGCCTGCCAGCCGATCAACCCGGTCTGGCCGGGCGGCTCGAACGGGCACTCAACCAGCTGTCGGTCAACCTGCTGGCGATTGTCGGGGACACCCGTGCCGGGGTGGAATCGCTGCAGGGCACGGCGGGTGAAATGGCCCGCGGCAACCTCGAACTGTCCGAGCGCACCGAGTCCCAGGCGTCCAGTCTGGTTCAGACGTCGGCGTCGATGACGCAGATCACCGCCACCGTGCGCCACAGCGCCGAAAGCGCCCGCGGCGTGGCCGACATGGCCTTGCAGACGTCGGACATCACCTCGCGCAGCACGAACGCCGTCCACCGCGTGACGGAGACGATGCAGACCATCAGCCAGGCCTCGCGCCGCATCCAGGAAATCGTCCAGGTCATCGATGGCATCGCGCTGCAGACCAATCTGCTGGCGCTGAATGCAGCGGTCGAGGCGGCCCGGGCGGGTGAGCAGGGCCGCGGCTTTGCCGTGGTGGCGGGCGAGGTGCGCCAGCTGGCCAAGAGCACGTCGGTGGCGGCGCAGGAAATCAAGGAGCTGATCCAGGATGCCGCCAGCAAGGTCGAGGCGGGGACCCTGCAGACCGACCTGGCCTGCAGCTCCATGGACGAGGCGCTCGCTGCCGTGCGGCAGATGAGCACGCTGGTGGGCGGCATCGGCGCGGGCGCCACCGAGCAACTGGTCGGCATCTCGCAGATCAACGAGGCCGTGGCCAACATGGAAACCCTCACCCAGCACAACGCCACGCTGGTGCAGGACCTGAGCCGTGCGGCCAGTTCGGTGGGCGCGCAGGCCGAGATGGTGTCCGAAGCGGTCCGCATCTTTCGGCTGGACACCCAGGCCCAACCCGCAGCGGCCACGTCGGCGGTTGCCCTGCGCCGCCAGATGAAGCCGGCGATGTCGCGCTGAGTCGCTCAGCGCAGCGACAGGCGCAGCGCGGCGAGCAGGCCGTCCGGGTCTTCCTGCATGAGGGCGTGGCCGGCGGTCGGCAGCGTGTGCACCTGTGCACCGAGGGCCTGGGCGATCGTGGCGGCCTGTTTCGGCATGGTCATGCGGTCCCGGCCGCCCACGATGAGGCTGCAGCGGGTGTTTCCGGCGGTGCGCAGCTGCTCCGCTGCGGCCAGTCCATGGGCGTAGCGGTCGCAGGCCGTGAAGTCGTGGTGGAACAGGTTGTGTTCGATGCCTGCCACCCCGGTGCCCCGCGCGAGCACCTGACGCATCAGCGCGCGGCTGGCGCCATGCAGCCACGCACCTGGCCCGGGGTAGGATGGCTTGGCTGCCATCGACGCGTGCGAGAAGGTCACCACCTGGTCGATCGCCGCCAGCGGCTCCTGTGCCGCAGTGGCCAGCAGCGCGGGCGAGACACGCATCGGATAGGCGGTACCGACCATCACGAGGTGACTGACCAGCCCTGGTGCGGCCCGACTGGCGGCTTCCAGCGCGATCAGCGAGCCCATGCTGTGCCCGACCAGCGCCGTCTGCTGCACGCCGTGTTCGGCCAGCAGCGCGAGCACGGCGTCGGCCATCGCTTCGACATCCGGCAGGGCAGGGCCCGCGCTGCGGCCATGCCCCGGCAGATCCACGGCGAGCACGCCGTGGCCGTGGTGTGCGCACCAGCGCGCGGCCAGCGTCCAGACGCTGTGGTCGTTGAGCGCGCCGTGGATGAACACGACGCAGGGCAGGGCTGCGTCGAACGGCCGGCCGCCGGTGTAGGCGTACATGGCAGAGCGGGTGGAAAGGGACATGGGCATGGCCATCACGCGGCTTTCTGCGCCACCTTGAGGGCGCGCTGGAGGTCGTCGATCAGGTCGGCCGGGTCTTCCAGGCCGACCGACAGCCGGACCGTGCCGGGGCCGATGCCGGCGGCGGCCAGCGCTGCGTCGTCCATGCGGAAGTGGGTGGTCGAGGCCGGGTGGATCACCAGCGAGCGGGCATCGCCCACATTGGCGAGGTGCGAGAACAGCTCCAGCGCCTCGATGAAGGCCTGGCCCTGCCGGCGCGAGCCTTGCAGGTCGAAGCTGAACACCGCGCCACAGCCCTTGG is a window from the Sphaerotilus montanus genome containing:
- a CDS encoding FAD-binding oxidoreductase; amino-acid sequence: MPNQDLPLIAELCTAVGAAHVLRDGDLVAYERDWRKRWHGRALAVVRPGSTAEVAAVMRLCARHGVAVVPQGGNTSLVGGSVPDDSGTQVLLNLGRLHRVRSIDAANLTMTVEAGCVLQAAQAAAEAAGLLLPLSLAAEGSCTIGGNLSTNAGGTQVLRYGNARELCLGLEVVTPSGDIWEGLSGLRKDNTGYDLRHLYIGSEGTLGVITAAVMRLYPQPAASMTALAACASVEQCVALLQLAQARAAASLTGFEVMSDCALSLVRKHFPQIPQPLPPAAWTVLLEVSDAESADHARTVFEGLLEAALEAGAITDAAVASSVAQSRSMWHLRESISMAQAEEGLNIKHDIALPVSRIPAFVASTDAALEQAFPGARLVNFGHLGDGNLHYNVQVPVGGSPAEFLARHEHAVNTLVYDAVQAHGGSISAEHGIGALKRDELAQRKSPVALTLMRSIKQALDPGQRMNPGRMLDTASITATDP
- a CDS encoding DUF2069 domain-containing protein, translating into MTEPALSTPHAVPAPAHPAGIPTSAVLRSRWLAFGTCLALVALGLLWELALARTGSGTLAIKVLPLVLALPGLWRMKLYTYRWLSLAVWLYAAEGAVRINSAPGREVPLAAVEIVLSVLLFTACAWHVRERLAAGRLAAAVA
- a CDS encoding methyl-accepting chemotaxis protein — translated: MSTTDAQGRILYCNPAFIEVSGFVREELLGQPHNLIRHPDMPAEAFRDMWTTIAGGEPWSGIVKNRRKNGDHYWVMANVTPLFEGDRPAGYMSVRTQASRAQIEAAEQLYAAMRAEQSSGGAGRHRLRSGRVELHTWSARLGRRLAVRPSKRLFLLCCGCGLTGMVAGQVGQAAAGGLGVLSWVLAAVLVAGAAAVAAWRIGFTTVQPMQRLLQFANRMAAGDLSRRLPADQPGLAGRLERALNQLSVNLLAIVGDTRAGVESLQGTAGEMARGNLELSERTESQASSLVQTSASMTQITATVRHSAESARGVADMALQTSDITSRSTNAVHRVTETMQTISQASRRIQEIVQVIDGIALQTNLLALNAAVEAARAGEQGRGFAVVAGEVRQLAKSTSVAAQEIKELIQDAASKVEAGTLQTDLACSSMDEALAAVRQMSTLVGGIGAGATEQLVGISQINEAVANMETLTQHNATLVQDLSRAASSVGAQAEMVSEAVRIFRLDTQAQPAAATSAVALRRQMKPAMSR
- a CDS encoding DUF1178 family protein, producing MKVLNLQCASGHAFEGWFGSEEDYQSQQSRGLLTCPMCGMAEVLRMPSAPRLNLSGARTPPADIPSAPASPAPGHVPRSGLEPGSRIAQTPERAQAEAILLQAMRHVLANTEDVGAHFAEEARRIHHGEIEHRNIRGEATPVEAQALREEGIDVVHLPIPEGLKGPLQ
- a CDS encoding alpha/beta fold hydrolase, translated to MPMSLSTRSAMYAYTGGRPFDAALPCVVFIHGALNDHSVWTLAARWCAHHGHGVLAVDLPGHGRSAGPALPDVEAMADAVLALLAEHGVQQTALVGHSMGSLIALEAASRAAPGLVSHLVMVGTAYPMRVSPALLATAAQEPLAAIDQVVTFSHASMAAKPSYPGPGAWLHGASRALMRQVLARGTGVAGIEHNLFHHDFTACDRYAHGLAAAEQLRTAGNTRCSLIVGGRDRMTMPKQAATIAQALGAQVHTLPTAGHALMQEDPDGLLAALRLSLR
- a CDS encoding YihY family inner membrane protein, with protein sequence MNPFSSRWAALQHWPWLDTLRTLRQRFREDRLGVTAGSLTFTTMISLVPLATVTFALFTAFPMFANFRKALEVYFLQNLVPDAIARPVLKQLTLFASKASQVGTIGLVVLVFTALALLLTIDRSLNAIWRVRQPRPLAQRVLVYWATATLTPLVLGVSLSMTSYAVSASSGLVEALPGGVSFLLGLIELGLMAAGMSALFKFVPNTQVRWSHAALGGVFVAVGFELAKRGLAWYLGLAPTYTTIYGAFATVPILLSWIYLGWVIVLLGAVIAAYAPSLQMRVVRHAVTPGWRFMLALTVLRELALARQSTVRGVALVELCERLHLDPLQVDPVVEQLQRLDWVGSLSEPGLARHVLLIDPACTPVAPLVQALLLSARWQDEPFWRHAGLSEMRLADALGGAFSP